From the Phycisphaerae bacterium genome, one window contains:
- a CDS encoding ROK family protein: MTDYIGIDFGGTNVKMGCFSNDMKMLWKISIPTDADMGPDVVIDRMVAAIKETAGKKNTPLEAIKAIGIGAPGPAKYTQGIIIRCANLPKFTNVPISKMLSDKLGKPVIFDNDANVACLGEFVAGAGKNIKNMVFFTLGTGIGSGIISDGKLLHGSGDNAAELGHTIVNINGRQCNCGQKGCAEAYASASHTALRASEAIKAGEESSLKDVLKKTGKITCKDVFEYSAKGDKLAKRITEETAEVLGVLCVNALHCSEPERIVFAGGMIAAGEPLLERIKFYFNKHIWKIKKEDTVEICFATIGEDAGIIGAAALAKDL, from the coding sequence ATGACTGACTACATAGGTATAGATTTCGGCGGCACAAACGTCAAGATGGGATGCTTTTCCAATGATATGAAAATGTTATGGAAAATATCCATACCGACCGATGCCGATATGGGACCGGATGTCGTGATTGACAGAATGGTTGCGGCAATAAAAGAAACAGCAGGCAAAAAAAATACTCCTTTGGAAGCAATCAAGGCTATCGGTATCGGCGCTCCCGGCCCTGCAAAATATACACAGGGTATTATTATCCGCTGCGCTAACCTGCCTAAATTTACGAATGTGCCGATAAGCAAAATGTTAAGCGATAAGCTCGGCAAACCGGTTATTTTTGATAATGACGCCAATGTCGCCTGCCTGGGCGAATTCGTCGCAGGTGCCGGGAAAAACATAAAAAATATGGTTTTCTTCACTCTCGGAACTGGTATAGGCAGCGGAATTATATCCGACGGCAAACTGCTCCACGGCAGCGGAGACAATGCCGCAGAGTTGGGGCATACTATAGTTAATATTAATGGCAGACAATGTAACTGCGGCCAAAAAGGCTGCGCGGAGGCTTACGCGTCCGCTTCGCATACAGCTTTAAGAGCATCTGAGGCAATAAAGGCGGGCGAAGAATCAAGTCTTAAAGATGTACTGAAAAAAACCGGCAAAATCACATGCAAGGATGTCTTTGAATATTCCGCCAAAGGCGATAAACTCGCTAAACGAATAACCGAAGAAACTGCTGAAGTTTTAGGCGTGCTTTGTGTCAATGCCCTGCACTGCAGCGAGCCGGAGAGAATCGTTTTTGCCGGTGGGATGATTGCGGCAGGGGAGCCGCTGCTGGAGAGGATTAAATTTTATTTTAATAAACACATCTGGAAAATCAAAAAAGAGGATACAGTTGAAATTTGCTTTGCGACGATTGGCGAAGACGCCGGCATTATCGGTGCCGCAGCTTTGGCAAAAGATTTATGA